A single window of Helicobacter macacae MIT 99-5501 DNA harbors:
- a CDS encoding AAA family ATPase → MAQVDMITIQGYKSIKYLEDFTLTKLNILIGANGVGKSNFISIFRLLNEMYNKRLQLYTQSKSPDNFLYFGRKQTDKIYFKFQFDSNSYKVTISPTQENKLLIESEYVGFLKHEYLIGNNLEESHISEAGSYARSKAVGIYSAYYISKWKIYHFHDTSDTSKMKGKSASIDNLIFKQDAENLAPYLKMLKDKFTQHYEQIIATIQMVAPFFGGFVLRDDEYIQLEWFDKTDPDTPFKAHYLSDGTLRFIALATLLLQPFELMPDTLIIDEPELGLHPFALCILSDLIKRASKEKQIIISSQSVELINYFEPQDIIVVDRMDNQSTFKRLDATDLESWLKDYSLGEIWKSNLIGGRP, encoded by the coding sequence ATGGCGCAAGTAGATATGATTACTATACAAGGCTACAAATCTATTAAATATTTGGAGGATTTTACACTTACAAAATTAAATATTCTTATTGGTGCTAATGGGGTGGGTAAAAGTAACTTTATCTCTATTTTTAGACTACTTAATGAAATGTATAATAAGAGATTGCAACTTTACACACAAAGCAAATCTCCTGATAATTTTTTATATTTTGGTAGAAAGCAGACAGACAAAATTTATTTTAAATTTCAATTTGATAGTAATTCATACAAGGTCACTATCAGTCCTACTCAAGAAAATAAACTCTTGATTGAAAGTGAATATGTAGGTTTTTTGAAGCACGAGTATTTGATAGGCAATAACTTAGAAGAAAGCCATATTAGTGAAGCTGGAAGCTATGCTAGGTCTAAAGCTGTCGGAATATATTCTGCTTACTATATAAGCAAATGGAAAATCTATCATTTCCACGATACAAGCGATACTTCAAAAATGAAAGGAAAAAGTGCTAGTATTGATAATCTTATCTTTAAGCAAGATGCTGAAAATCTAGCACCTTATCTTAAAATGCTTAAAGATAAATTCACACAGCATTACGAGCAAATCATAGCAACTATACAAATGGTTGCACCATTTTTCGGTGGATTTGTGCTAAGAGATGATGAATATATTCAGCTTGAATGGTTTGATAAAACAGACCCGGATACGCCATTTAAGGCGCATTATTTATCAGATGGCACATTGCGATTTATCGCTCTTGCGACTTTATTATTGCAGCCTTTTGAGCTAATGCCAGATACACTTATCATTGATGAGCCTGAGCTTGGGCTTCACCCATTCGCGCTTTGCATTTTAAGCGATTTGATTAAGCGAGCAAGTAAAGAAAAACAAATCATTATTTCTTCGCAATCAGTAGAACTTATCAATTATTTTGAGCCACAAGATATTATTGTTGTGGATAGAATGGACAATCAATCCACCTTTAAAAGATTAGATGCTACTGACTTGGAATCTTGGCTAAAAGATTATTCGTTAGGCGAAATTTGGAAAAGTAATCTCATAGGCGGTCGTCCTTAA
- a CDS encoding DUF4276 family protein, with the protein MKRVYILCEGQSEEVFIRQVLAPYFININSQHCLIPIVTKTSAGHKGGGLKYHRIKKEILALLNHKEAFVSTFFDYYALPNDFPKYDKQNGDIYEKVAILEQGFYEDINDSDDCYQRFFPHIQPYEFESLLFSDIDKIIQADTEWSNNKSYFIGLKAIIDEFNNPELINNSLQTSPSHRLKNILPTYRKVLHGKIITEKITITHIREKCSHFNEWCKKIASL; encoded by the coding sequence ATGAAAAGAGTTTATATACTTTGTGAGGGACAAAGTGAGGAAGTATTTATTAGGCAAGTTTTAGCCCCCTACTTTATCAATATAAATTCACAACATTGTCTTATCCCCATAGTTACAAAAACTTCCGCTGGACACAAGGGTGGCGGTTTGAAATATCATAGAATAAAAAAAGAGATTCTAGCCCTGCTTAATCACAAAGAAGCCTTTGTAAGCACATTTTTTGATTATTATGCCCTGCCTAATGATTTTCCAAAATATGACAAACAAAATGGTGATATTTATGAGAAAGTCGCTATTTTAGAGCAGGGTTTTTATGAGGATATAAATGATAGTGACGACTGCTACCAAAGATTTTTCCCGCATATTCAGCCTTATGAATTTGAAAGTCTGCTATTTAGTGATATTGATAAAATTATTCAGGCAGACACAGAGTGGAGCAATAATAAATCTTACTTTATTGGGCTTAAAGCGATTATTGATGAATTTAACAACCCAGAATTGATTAACAACTCTCTACAAACCAGCCCATCACATAGACTAAAAAATATATTGCCAACATATAGAAAGGTTTTGCACGGCAAAATTATTACTGAAAAGATAACCATTACACACATAAGAGAAAAATGTAGCCATTTCAATGAGTGGTGTAAGAAAATTGCATCGTTGTAA
- a CDS encoding DUF1561 family protein: MVVAIFRILIFMLFALLFSACAMSGGESAPNPPNLSSNPPHLNIKPNLTQISPPIPQKLADSPKDSIIKVLDENGQIRCYMPDVRSVYAVIGTCRTSWAKPARYDVFGRIAYNVEDTWLCLTAPESVAQTKRKDKDYLTLKPCVINDKKQRWKLKNDLFYSLDESYVIKDDGAYLYATTLRDTSLKLSRIHTSMSEWLSTIARPTNLSILTSLAWDYTTREGTQRYFLYNNGSSRNTTDLYYNLESGHIAQYDDYKGLNCLYADLGGAQWSWAWWGKCTDAKAPSKNRAYWRFIRVSEAESVLLNFQGAALRVTSTGIHWGTPYIVAPKYLLKDSANYPTSRFIIDKDTQDWLRFIYANIGDNLPFCPAPSNETTKSTNTEQNPPKNQLKNQSPHKNPQNTHSPQNLKNPPNDFVINNSWLARLLAIIHTSDSGESSVGVCGICLLQSFQIIAEILENPRVPRQSGGYFFNTQMGANPFVSFESRNSLLYHTLDDIVRWFPAYAESPTITEQMRFDYNNNLALMSAIALLPQYDWAITTRAQGQSDIPRVIDSIFGSAYGSAFVVLLRMQSAQQEGGHAMVAIRTSAGVVLIPTNVPMSAEELRIFTTPLRNRGEFLARFSEYGFSITNIALLVRVDC; encoded by the coding sequence ATGGTTGTTGCGATATTTAGGATTTTAATCTTTATGCTCTTTGCGTTGCTATTTTCTGCGTGTGCGATGAGTGGTGGCGAATCTGCCCCAAATCCGCCCAATCTATCATCAAATCCACCGCACTTAAATATTAAGCCTAATCTCACCCAAATTTCCCCGCCCATTCCCCAAAAACTAGCCGATTCGCCCAAAGATAGCATTATCAAAGTCCTTGATGAAAATGGGCAGATTCGTTGCTATATGCCCGATGTGCGGAGTGTTTATGCTGTGATTGGCACTTGTCGCACGAGCTGGGCAAAACCCGCGAGATACGATGTCTTTGGGCGAATCGCTTATAATGTAGAGGATACTTGGCTTTGCCTGACTGCTCCCGAATCAGTAGCGCAAACAAAGCGCAAAGATAAGGACTACCTAACGCTAAAGCCCTGTGTCATCAATGATAAAAAACAGCGGTGGAAGCTCAAAAATGACTTGTTCTACTCGCTTGATGAAAGCTATGTGATAAAAGATGACGGCGCGTATCTCTATGCTACGACTTTGCGTGATACAAGCCTAAAGCTAAGTAGGATTCACACCTCGATGAGTGAATGGCTAAGCACCATTGCGCGTCCTACAAATCTTAGCATTCTCACTTCCCTAGCGTGGGATTACACCACGAGAGAGGGCACACAGCGATATTTTCTCTACAATAACGGCTCTAGCAGAAACACCACGGATTTGTATTACAACTTAGAGAGCGGACATATCGCGCAATATGACGACTATAAGGGGCTAAACTGCCTTTATGCGGATTTGGGTGGGGCGCAGTGGAGCTGGGCTTGGTGGGGCAAATGCACGGACGCAAAAGCTCCTAGCAAAAATCGCGCTTATTGGCGATTTATCCGCGTTAGCGAGGCTGAATCTGTCCTATTAAACTTTCAAGGCGCGGCGTTGCGCGTAACTAGCACGGGGATTCATTGGGGGACGCCATACATTGTCGCGCCCAAATATCTGCTAAAAGATAGCGCAAACTACCCTACTTCGCGCTTTATCATCGACAAAGATACGCAGGATTGGCTTAGATTTATCTATGCAAATATCGGGGATAATCTGCCATTTTGCCCAGCTCCCTCAAATGAAACGACAAAAAGCACAAACACAGAACAAAATCCACCCAAAAATCAGCTTAAAAATCAATCTCCACATAAAAATCCGCAAAACACACATTCCCCACAAAATCTAAAAAACCCTCCTAATGATTTTGTCATAAACAATTCTTGGCTTGCTAGGCTTTTGGCGATTATCCACACGAGTGATAGTGGGGAGAGTAGCGTAGGTGTGTGCGGTATATGCTTGTTGCAATCTTTTCAAATCATCGCTGAAATTTTGGAAAATCCGCGAGTTCCGCGCCAAAGTGGCGGATATTTCTTTAATACACAAATGGGCGCAAATCCCTTTGTGTCCTTTGAATCGCGCAATTCATTGCTTTATCACACGCTAGATGACATTGTCCGCTGGTTTCCTGCTTATGCGGAGAGTCCTACTATCACAGAGCAAATGAGGTTTGACTACAATAACAACCTAGCCCTAATGAGTGCAATCGCACTTTTGCCACAATATGATTGGGCAATCACCACTCGTGCACAAGGGCAGAGTGATATTCCTCGCGTGATAGATTCTATCTTTGGCTCGGCTTATGGAAGTGCATTTGTAGTGCTACTTCGTATGCAGAGCGCGCAGCAAGAGGGAGGACACGCTATGGTGGCTATAAGGACAAGTGCTGGTGTGGTGCTTATCCCCACAAATGTGCCAATGAGTGCGGAGGAACTTCGCATTTTTACTACGCCTTTGCGCAATAGAGGCGAGTTTTTGGCTAGATTTAGTGAATATGGCTTTAGTATCACAAATATCGCGCTACTTGTGCGCGTGGACTGCTAG
- a CDS encoding DUF1561 family protein: MSLSNCTGEGENRRGSGATPTSALVNQCASGRCLE, encoded by the coding sequence ATCTCGCTTAGCAACTGCACGGGCGAGGGCGAAAATAGACGCGGTAGTGGCGCAACTCCTACAAGTGCGCTTGTAAATCAATGTGCTAGCGGGCGATGCTTGGAGTAG
- a CDS encoding DNA-methyltransferase: MTLASQKCYTDSISQSSNLQDFPLFLLGDAKDTLKTLQPLSIDFVLTSPPYDDLRDYEGFSFDFEAIAGELFRVLKNGGVMVWIVGDSVVNGSESLSSFRQALHFKDIGFRIHDTMIYQKNNFSNPSKTRYHQVFEYMFVLSKGTPKTFNPLMDRKNVYAGYTTFGENTTRKKDGNFTKQKKRVISEFGMRYNIWKGNTSGQENMCKSIKHPATFPLWLARDHLHSWSNQNDIVLDPFCGSGTTGVACKELGRNFIGCEIESSYLDFAKERIKNTRVENGLF, from the coding sequence ATGACTTTAGCTTCGCAAAAGTGCTACACAGATTCTATAAGCCAATCTAGCAACTTGCAGGACTTCCCTTTGTTTTTGCTAGGCGATGCAAAAGATACGCTAAAAACCTTGCAACCACTAAGCATTGATTTTGTGCTGACTTCGCCTCCTTATGATGATTTGCGCGATTATGAGGGGTTTAGCTTTGATTTTGAAGCTATTGCGGGCGAGCTCTTTCGCGTGCTAAAAAATGGCGGGGTAATGGTGTGGATTGTGGGGGATTCTGTGGTAAATGGCAGTGAGAGTTTGAGTAGCTTTAGGCAGGCACTGCATTTCAAAGATATAGGGTTTAGAATCCACGATACGATGATTTATCAAAAAAACAATTTTTCAAACCCTAGCAAGACGCGCTATCATCAGGTGTTTGAGTATATGTTTGTCCTCTCAAAAGGCACGCCAAAGACATTCAATCCACTTATGGATAGGAAAAATGTCTATGCGGGGTATACGACATTTGGCGAAAACACCACGCGCAAGAAAGATGGCAACTTCACAAAGCAAAAAAAGCGCGTGATTTCAGAATTTGGTATGCGCTATAATATTTGGAAAGGCAACACTTCAGGGCAGGAAAATATGTGCAAATCCATAAAACACCCTGCGACTTTTCCGCTGTGGCTAGCACGCGACCATTTGCACTCGTGGAGCAATCAAAACGACATTGTCCTAGACCCTTTTTGTGGCTCTGGCACGACAGGTGTAGCCTGCAAAGAGCTAGGGCGCAACTTCATCGGCTGCGAGATAGAATCAAGCTACCTAGATTTCGCAAAAGAGCGGATAAAAAACACGAGGGTAGAAAATGGATTATTCTAA
- a CDS encoding ArsB/NhaD family transporter, with amino-acid sequence MLALIIFALSLFGILRRPFGLSIWVYSSFGAAATLTLGLVEVGDLGVIFALIWDSALTLIALIVISFCLQGLGFFEWLIFWVLKFCADSHTTNPESRAHLGATLCINTRKAFVALILLSAILSAVLANDGAVLVLTPLVLGLFLRAKNATSLQIIAFLFATAFMCDISSNPLIISNLTNIITAHFHSLGFAEFALAMLLPNLFGIFGALMLFLVLFRTPLRTPLTFRTPSKPKLQNALFALHCATLAVFIASFFLSTHFNLPLSLNCAVYAGILLITLWHKSRQKAISTLKKAPFGIILFVFGLFVVVFGVQKLDFTEAQNALFHALIALYDKSEIAGIFGVASVSALGSSVINNLPMVLFGNLAIGDFFQYTQHFDAQNLKETFIYAHLLGCNIGSKLTPIGSLCTLLWLSLLAKSSTLTQKGIDFTFLHYCKYSLIFTLPTLFCASLGLYISHLVF; translated from the coding sequence ATGTTAGCCCTTATCATTTTTGCCCTTAGCCTTTTTGGGATTTTGCGCCGCCCTTTTGGGCTTAGTATTTGGGTGTATTCTAGCTTTGGCGCGGCTGCCACGCTTACACTTGGGCTAGTGGAGGTGGGCGACTTGGGCGTGATTTTCGCACTTATTTGGGATAGTGCGCTTACCCTCATCGCACTTATTGTCATTAGCTTTTGTCTGCAGGGGCTTGGGTTTTTTGAGTGGCTGATTTTTTGGGTGCTAAAGTTTTGCGCTGATTCGCACACTACGAATCCAGAATCTAGAGCGCATTTAGGTGCGACTTTGTGCATAAACACGCGCAAAGCATTTGTCGCGCTCATTTTGCTTAGCGCGATTTTAAGCGCGGTGCTCGCAAATGACGGCGCGGTGCTTGTTTTGACGCCATTGGTGCTTGGGCTATTTTTGCGTGCCAAAAACGCGACTTCGCTACAAATCATCGCGTTTTTGTTCGCCACCGCCTTTATGTGCGACATTAGCTCAAACCCGCTCATCATCTCAAACCTCACAAATATCATCACCGCGCACTTTCACTCACTCGGCTTTGCGGAATTTGCGCTCGCAATGCTTCTGCCAAATCTCTTTGGCATTTTTGGTGCGCTAATGCTATTTTTGGTGCTTTTTCGCACACCGCTTCGCACCCCGCTTACCTTTCGCACGCCATCAAAGCCAAAGCTACAAAACGCGCTTTTTGCCCTGCACTGCGCTACTTTGGCAGTTTTTATCGCGAGCTTTTTCCTCTCCACGCATTTTAACCTGCCTCTAAGCCTAAATTGCGCGGTTTATGCGGGGATTTTGCTTATCACACTATGGCACAAATCGCGCCAAAAAGCCATAAGCACGCTAAAAAAAGCACCTTTTGGCATTATTTTGTTTGTCTTTGGGCTATTTGTGGTGGTGTTTGGCGTGCAAAAGTTGGATTTTACAGAGGCACAAAACGCCCTCTTTCACGCACTTATCGCGCTTTATGACAAAAGCGAGATTGCAGGAATCTTTGGGGTGGCAAGTGTGAGTGCGCTTGGCTCAAGCGTGATAAACAACTTGCCTATGGTGCTTTTTGGCAATTTGGCGATAGGCGATTTTTTTCAATACACGCAACATTTTGACGCCCAAAACCTAAAAGAAACCTTTATCTACGCGCATTTGCTAGGCTGCAATATCGGCTCAAAGCTAACGCCTATCGGCTCTCTTTGCACGCTTCTTTGGCTATCTCTACTTGCCAAAAGCTCTACCCTCACGCAAAAGGGCATAGATTTTACCTTTTTGCATTATTGCAAATATAGCCTTATTTTCACGCTTCCCACGCTATTTTGCGCTTCGTTAGGGCTTTATATCTCGCATTTGGTGTTTTAG
- a CDS encoding Hpy99I family type II restriction endonuclease (The prototype restriction enzyme for this family is found in Helicobacter pylori and recognizes the site CGWCG.), giving the protein MLKNDDFVIAKKQLDSVAPNSVGVIRAINGKSAMVLFIGLNELKRVDFGALQALDIYKTGKGYDKKICNICHILKDTDDFEINQTDAKGRKTTRPSCRECRKNIDGVKLSPAEKKRMDKIAPPKGSIFTCPICEKRSIVGVTANLVRDHNHDTGEGREWICDSCNTGLGRFKDNPKFLEKVIEYLKKYEKQ; this is encoded by the coding sequence ATGCTAAAAAATGATGATTTTGTAATCGCAAAAAAGCAATTAGATAGCGTTGCGCCAAATTCTGTCGGTGTCATTAGAGCCATAAATGGTAAATCCGCAATGGTGCTATTTATAGGGCTTAATGAACTAAAAAGAGTTGATTTTGGCGCATTACAAGCACTTGATATTTACAAAACAGGCAAAGGCTATGACAAAAAGATATGCAATATTTGCCATATCTTAAAAGATACAGATGATTTTGAAATAAACCAAACAGACGCAAAGGGCAGAAAAACTACTCGCCCAAGTTGCAGAGAATGTAGAAAAAACATTGATGGCGTGAAGCTATCCCCCGCAGAGAAAAAGCGAATGGATAAAATCGCCCCACCTAAAGGTAGTATTTTTACTTGCCCGATTTGTGAAAAGCGAAGCATAGTAGGCGTTACAGCAAATCTTGTGCGCGACCACAATCACGACACGGGCGAGGGTAGAGAGTGGATTTGTGATAGTTGCAACACAGGACTTGGTAGATTTAAAGACAATCCCAAATTTTTAGAAAAAGTCATAGAATATTTGAAAAAGTATGAGAAGCAATGA